Part of the Drosophila santomea strain STO CAGO 1482 chromosome 2L, Prin_Dsan_1.1, whole genome shotgun sequence genome is shown below.
aaacgcttccttctgcctgttacatacttttcaacgaatctagtatacccttttactctacgattaacgggtataaaaagcaaagcattattcaaaattgtgggcatggcagttttggccggtttgtgggcattaacgtgggcgtggcaaaatgggtaaacaaacttgcgctgcgtagatgtccctggagtctgcgtgctgaatctcaacttttaagcttttatagttcctgagaccttgacgttcatacagacggGCATGGCTAGATCGACtccgctattgatcctgatatatatatatatatacatatatgtatacatatatacatatatacatatatacataataaaaaaaaaaaaaaaaaaaaaaaaaaaaaaaaaaaaaaaaaaaaaaaaaaataataataaataaaaaaatatatacatatatacatatatacatatataataataatatatacatatatacatatataataaaaaaaaaaaaaaaaaaaaaaaatacatatatacatatatacatatatacatatatacatatatacatatatacatatatatacatatatacatatatacatatatacatatatacatatatatacatatatacatatatacatatatacataatacatatatacatatatacatatatacatatatacatatatacatataaataacatatatacatatatacatatatacatatatacatatatacatatatacatatatatacatatatacatatataaaaaaaaaaaaaaaaaaatatatacatatatacatatatacatatatacatatatacatatatatacatatatacatatatacatatatacatatatacatatatacatatatatacatatatacatatatacatatatacatatatacatatatacatatatacatatatacatatatatacatatatacatatatacatatatacatatatacatatatacatatatatacatatatacatatatatacatatatacatatatacatatatacatatatacatatatacatatatacatatatacatatatacatatatacatatatacatatatacatatatacatatatacatatatacatatatacatatatacatatatacatatatacatatatacatatatacatatatacatatatacaaaaaatatacatatatacatatatacatatatacatatatacatatatacatatatacatatatacatatatacatatatacatatatacatatatatacatatatacatatatacatatatacatatatacatatatacaatatatacatatatacatatatacatatatacatatatacatatatacatatatacatatatacatatatacatatatacatatatacatatatacatatatacatatatacatatatacatatatacatatatacatatatacatatatacatatatacatatatacatatatacatatatacatatatatacatatatacatatatacatatatacatatatacatatatacatatatacatatatatacatatatacatatatatatacatatatacatatatacatatatacatatatacatatatatacatatatatacatatatacatatatacatatatacatatatacatatatacatatatatacatatatacatataaataacatatataaataaaatatacatatatacatatatacataaaaatatacatatatacatataatatacatatatacatatatacatatatacatatatacatatatacatatataatatacatatatacatatatatacatatatacatatatacatatatacatatatacatatatacatatatacatatatacatatatacatatatacatatatacatatatacatatataaataaaatatatacataaaatatacatatatacatatatacatatataatatatacatatatacaatatatatacatatatacatatatacatatatacatataataataataaaacatatatacataaaaatataacatatatacatatatacatatatacatatatacatatatacatatatatacatatatacatatatacatatatacatatatacatatatatacatatatacatatatacatatatacatatatacatatatacatatatacatatatacatatatacatatatatacatatatacatatatacatatatataaaaaaaaaaaaaaaaaaaaaaaaaaaaaaaaaaaaaaaatatacatatatacatatatatacatatatacatatatacatatatacatatatacatatatacatatatacatatatacatatatacatatatacatatatacatatatacatatataataaaaaatatatacatatatacatatatacatatatacatatatacataaaaaaaaatatacatatatacatatatacatatatacatatatacatatataaaaaacatatatacatatatacatatatacatatatacatatatacatatatacatatatacatatatacatatatacatatatacatatatacatatataacatatatacatatatacatatatacatatatatgtacatatatacatatgtatatatatatatgcctgttacatacttttcaacgaatctagtttACCCTTTCCTCTacgagtgggtgtggcaaacatctgaaacaaacttgcactgcttAGTAGTTTGGTCGTGGTAGCGCTGCGCGGTTTGTAGGCGACACATTGGCATATCGATCGAAATAATGAAACAAAGAAGAAAGAAAGCctcaaaacaagaaaacaatgctatagttgagttccccgactatcagatacttAGCTCGTGGAAGTGCGAGGGGGAAACTTCAACACTGATAGATTTTGGCAAATCatgactaataaaaaaatatccaGACATATTTcatggcaacatgggtcaacaaacttgcgaAAATGAAAGGGCCAGatcggctactgatcctgatcaggaAACGCTTGCTTCTGTTACATACGTTTCGATTCGTTAAATATACCatttactctacaagtaacgggtataaaaattaagtgCACATTCGTATTAAGCTAAACTTACCGAGATTATGCGTACATAAAGAggatttctatttttaatgtatttgtaatgtacaaaaaaaaaatactgtAAACTACCATTATTAATAGAATTCTCATTCCATCATTATTAATGGAATATAAATAATTCGTATAATGCTGCTAACGTCACATTCATTGCTAACGTCCATAGTTATTTGCTAGGAAAAATTAGCAAgacatttgtttttaattaaaggtgtgttatttttatttgcaattataaaaaatattttgcctATTAATACAAATGATATTccaattgtttaatttacatcctccaaaaataattataaaatatcaAATGATGTGTTTCCTTTTAATGTACTTAGATAATTTAAAACGTGAATAAATGTCTTTTGTATATgtaataaagaaatttaaatttttaattacataatGTGCACAGCAAATTGATTAATTAGCGAAATCTTTCGCGGATAAGGCAATATTTATGAACAACTTTAGGTAAGTCGCAATACTTCGATATCTCCTAGATATTAGACGCTTTGTGACAGATTTCAATACGAAGTTCCGACACAATTTTAGTTGGGACTAGTAAATGATTAATTCAACTAGAAATAACTATAAATTTAAGTATGCTTTTGTGGGGTACACGTtagttaaaaatatatttataattagtAAGCATGTGTTGCTATTTGCAGTGAGCATTATTTAACTTCCGTTGCTTACGCCAGGAATAGCACAACTATCGCCAATTATTCCCGGTAAGTCACCATCAACATCTTTCGGATTTAGTTTGGCCGCTGCGGTCATAGCCTCGCGACGCTGACGTTTCATCTCTAGAAGTAGTTTTCTCTGGGCCTCCCTTTTTAATGCTGCTGCAGAGTTAGGTGGGGGAGCTGCCGATCCATTTACACGAACGCTGGATGGCTTTCCGAATGTTTTCACTTGCAGAACACCGatttttgaagttttttttgctttaCTAGGTACGGTGTCCAAATCGTGTTCGTCAGCCACGGACTGAGCTTTAACCTTCCAGTCGTTACTTTTGAGTTGCTCGATATCAGCAAAAATGGAATCCACGTGCTCTACTTGCAAATAAACCATATCCCAGAATCCTTGTAAATCATCCAGAGTTGTTGGAAACTTGTCCTCCGGTGAGCGATTCAGATTATTGTGGCAAAGacctaaaatattaaagttaGTAAGAAGTAGTATCATACTTTGCTTTACACCTACCTTCGAATTGTTTCATTTTCTGCGCCACCAAAAGACGTGCCTTACCCGACGCTGATCGCAATAGCCCAAAGATATCCTCGGTGATATCTGGATTTGTCTAGAGTTCAACAccgaaaatattaattaaaacaattcaGATTTTAGGCACTATTTAGTAAACTTACAGACAAGGCGTCTGCATATTTTTCAGCAAGAGCGGCTAGCACCAACAGACGGGTTTGTTCCTCTTTTAGTATTTTTAGAAAGAAATTTCCATCTCTAACAACAGcttcaacaaaaatattggAAGTGCTGACGTATTTTTCTGACGCTAGTTTGGCCATTTTTATGGACTCGTGGTCGACTTCATCTGCGGGACCAGGAACTGTACCTGACTCGTTATTTACAAGCAGTACCTCTGGGGCCACGTTAGATCGAGGAGCACCCCTTTTTGGTGACACAGTAGGCAACTGGGCGCGGAACTCTTGACTGAGGTGCCTAAAAACGGGTAGGTCAAGATCTCCGTTTAACAGTGATGAGTGCAACGACTCGTCTAGCCGCGACGTGGTACTCTGAGAGCACTTTTTTTCAAGTTTCTTTCGGAACTCTCCATAGTCTTTACTGGGGGAGAGCTGCTTGAATTTCCGAGCCAGTTCGGAGCCTTGCGGAGAATCGATCTCTAATTGTCCCCTTTCCGATCGCCCTGCTGCATACGATGACTGGCCGTGCTTTTTGGGGCTGTAGAAACCCTGGGCTAATGCACCCGGCCCGTAAAGTCGCTCCACCCGTTGCTTGATGAAACTGCCATTTCCATTGGTATGACCAGAAACCGAACTGAAATTCCCGATACtgtcgttgctgttgttgttaggCTCGATGGGTTTGCACTTGCTTGCCGGAGAAGGCATGCTGTGCAGAGTTGGAGTCGCTAGAAAGTGGTTGCGCTTACAGTACTGTAGACTGCTGGTGGAGGGTCGAATCGGGGAAACCTCACGTGACTTGTTTATATCCTGCCGAATCTTAGAGTCGTATGTGGTCAGATTGGAATAACCGTTAACGCAGCAAGCCAGGTTTAAATAGCTCGGCTTCTTTTCGGGAGCTTCTTGTGAATTTCCTGTAGAAGTCTGGTCAAAATCATTGGAGCTCGGCTCTCGGTCGGACTCCTCAATTGCGGGTACCAGCACCATGTGCTCCAGCTCTGTCGATCTGGATTTGACGTATGCGGGGAATTTGTGCTGAGGCTGGTGAGGCAAGTTAGGAACACTGCGCTCCCGAAGGTTGCCAGTAAATTCGCGTGTGATGTCCCTTACTGAGAGCGGCGTTAGGAAGTTCAGGCTCCCACTGGTATCTGCAAGTAAAGGCGATTGAGgttagatatacatatatgcacattTATTTACCTGATATGTCGGAAGAATCTGCGTCTACATCCAGGGAACAGCTACCAATAGAGTCCAGACTGCGATCCATGAAAATTGCGCCTGTTGAAAGAAAGCTAAAAGTTATTCATGCAATTCACAATTCTTAGccgtatttaattaaaaaatttatgaTTGACTTCCAGAAAAAACAACCAAGAATTAAATGACGACACCCGAGTCTGGCTTGGTTTTAATGTGGAAATTGAGCATTTAGAGAAACAAAAGAGCGTGACAggtaattttttgttttatctattatattttatagCAGAACCCAAATGATCGAAATGATAGAAATAtggatatattttaaaacatcagGTCAAGCCAATAATATTTGCATAGCACTACGCCTTCTAAGTTAAGCCTGTGATTGTGTAAGTGTAAGCTTAGCAGATGGGAGCAGCTTTAACGGCACTTTGAAAGTTCCGCTTTGCTGGCGTTTCGTTGATGCTTCACCCAGTTCCCGTACTTTTTCCCTCCTCTGGCAGGGTTTGGAACCATAAAACGACACGCAACTATTTATAATTCGGTAAGATGAAAAACATGAAGATGTCGGTGGCGTCTGAATTTTAAGAACacaattattttggaaaaaaaatcaCACGCACTTCAACCTATTTCGGTCCCATATCACAAAGTAAAGAGTGACTTTAACGAAAGGAAATCTACGTGCCAAGTCAAGTCTTCAAGAAACAATTTACTAATTTctgaaagccaaaaaaaattgctTGGTGTACAGCGGTTGTGTTGCCATGACCTGGACATTAAAAAACGACATATGGCCGACTGCTTCGTATTTTAAGATTATAGAgtatttggtatttttggAATAAGTGTTAAGATAACGACGGAAGCGTAGTGTTAAAAACGAAATTGTGGAAAACGTAACACGTAACGTATAAGACGTTATATTCAATTATGCCACGAAAATCTTGCTATGTGCATACTTTGTATCCTTTTTCGCACACGGTACAGAAGGCTTTTAAAATACTATAAAGgatataattttatttgtaaatatattatcttttaatttgttatacATAAGTTTTTTAAGTATATAATTAATACATTGGCTTGCCGATTGCCAGTGCTTTAAATGGCCTAGATCTGCACAGTGATccaatttaagaaaatatttcggTGAGTAAGGTTGAATGCAAATCTTAGCAGGAACTTCATGTGAATAATGGAGCCCGTTTTAAGCAACCGAACTAATGTGAACTCGGAGCTACGCCCAAGAGCACATCGGTCACCACATGGGAATTCTCCGGGGCGACATTTTACATGCGCCAGACTGAGATTCTGGTTCAGTTGCAGCCAACAAATGACATCGCATATCGCTAGTTCTAGTGTTCTAGAACTaactaaaattatttaatagtATACATTATTAATATCCCTTAATAGAATATTGTGAGTTGATCCAGAGTCAGAAAAGTGAGTGAGAATTGTCCTCGTCGTACCGCCACACCTGAATTTGTAGCGAATTTTCGAATTGG
Proteins encoded:
- the LOC120455494 gene encoding uncharacterized protein LOC120455494 isoform X2 → MDRSLDSIGSCSLDVDADSSDISDTSGSLNFLTPLSVRDITREFTGNLRERSVPNLPHQPQHKFPAYVKSRSTELEHMVLVPAIEESDREPSSNDFDQTSTGNSQEAPEKKPSYLNLACCVNGYSNLTTYDSKIRQDINKSPTPTLHSMPSPASKCKPIEPNNNSNDSIGNFSSVSGHTNGNGSFIKQRVERLYGPGALAQGFYSPKKHGQSSYAAGRSERGQLEIDSPQGSELARKFKQLSPSKDYGEFRKKLEKKCSQSTTSRLDESLHSSLLNGDLDLPVFRHLSQEFRAQLPTVSPKRGAPRSNVAPEVLLVNNESGTVPGPADEVDHESIKMAKLASEKYVSTSNIFVEAVVRDGNFFLKILKEEQTRLLVLAALAEKYADALSTNPDITEDIFGLLRSASGKARLLVAQKMKQFEGLCHNNLNRSPEDKFPTTLDDLQGFWDMVYLQVEHVDSIFADIEQLKSNDWKVKAQSVADEHDLDTVPSKAKKTSKIGVLQVKTFGKPSSVRVNGSAAPPPNSAAALKREAQRKLLLEMKRQRREAMTAAAKLNPKDVDGDLPGIIGDSCAIPGVSNGS
- the LOC120455494 gene encoding uncharacterized protein LOC120455494 isoform X1: MDRSLDSIGSCSLDVDADSSDISDTSGSLNFLTPLSVRDITREFTGNLRERSVPNLPHQPQHKFPAYVKSRSTELEHMVLVPAIEESDREPSSNDFDQTSTGNSQEAPEKKPSYLNLACCVNGYSNLTTYDSKIRQDINKSREVSPIRPSTSSLQYCKRNHFLATPTLHSMPSPASKCKPIEPNNNSNDSIGNFSSVSGHTNGNGSFIKQRVERLYGPGALAQGFYSPKKHGQSSYAAGRSERGQLEIDSPQGSELARKFKQLSPSKDYGEFRKKLEKKCSQSTTSRLDESLHSSLLNGDLDLPVFRHLSQEFRAQLPTVSPKRGAPRSNVAPEVLLVNNESGTVPGPADEVDHESIKMAKLASEKYVSTSNIFVEAVVRDGNFFLKILKEEQTRLLVLAALAEKYADALSTNPDITEDIFGLLRSASGKARLLVAQKMKQFEGLCHNNLNRSPEDKFPTTLDDLQGFWDMVYLQVEHVDSIFADIEQLKSNDWKVKAQSVADEHDLDTVPSKAKKTSKIGVLQVKTFGKPSSVRVNGSAAPPPNSAAALKREAQRKLLLEMKRQRREAMTAAAKLNPKDVDGDLPGIIGDSCAIPGVSNGS